From the genome of Malus sylvestris chromosome 6, drMalSylv7.2, whole genome shotgun sequence, one region includes:
- the LOC126625149 gene encoding uncharacterized protein LOC126625149 isoform X4 has product MSQLITRRRSVTNASPALSASTAPPMSAPLIQEPTPLAEATSTASQVPVSSTSSVSVQPLSARRPHRRRREPEPSDHTSSASRVEGEASQPAKKNTRGPSRMLKQKQNVRQTGTKIKIVYDPRHRGASTSQQNSSIVSSCGAVIRDNCPFQCQSWAEIPEDKKELVRHELSFIYDLDDASPEVMAYLEGTLASRYKNWKHNFHNHFKIWDNLEIARLHVPSELNDRPEDWEWLCKHFTDPNFVIARESKTLLHHSGSKPFSYRLEERRQEGSKFPAIDMFKDVYVRPGNEIAGQFYDTMVEKSTAVLQEAASQLPPETSIKDVMVPEDVGFQIMTEVLDENLGRRHGQVVRGMGKSRVRETGTSSSRLNTSLMDEVTTLRGKLAIQEEQMRVQGEQMKEQMRAQGEQMRAQGEQMEAQLRVQSEEVRTYAATVRDLVRAIQTAGLQVSLPAPHLDPPSILEPPHPPDTQ; this is encoded by the exons ATGTCGCAGTTGATCACTCGTCGTCGGAGTGTGACCAATGCGTCTCCCGCATTGTCAGCATCTACTGCTCCACCCATGAGTGCTCCATTGATTCAAGAGCCTACACCCCTTGCTGAGGCTACTTCTACGGCGTCTCAGGTGCCCGTCTCATCGACATCATCAGTGTCGGTTCAGCCGCTCAGTGCACGGCGGCCTCACCGGCGCCGCCGCGAGCCGGAGCCTTCTGATCACACTTCCTCGGCATCCAGAGTCGAGGGTGAGGCCTCCCAGCCAG CTAAAAAAAACACCAGGGGGCCTAGTCGAATGCTGAAGCAGAAACAGAACGTACGTCAGACCGGCACCAAGATCAAGATTGTGTATGACCCGCGACATCGTGGAGCGTCTACCTCACAGCAGAATAGCTCCATCGTTAGTAGCTGTGGTGCTGTTATTCGAGACAATTGTCCTTTTCAGTGTCAGTCTTGGGCAGAAATTCCCGAGGACAAGAAGGAACTGGTGCGACACGAGTTGTCg TTCATTTATGATCTTGATGACGCATCCCCCGAGGTCATGGCCTACTTAGAGGGGACCTTAGCAAGCCGGTACAAAAATTGGAAGCACAATTTTCACAATCATTTTAAGATATGGGATAATCTGGAGATTGCTCGCTTACATGTTCCAAGCGAATTGAATGACCGGCCAGAGGATTGGGAGTGGCTCTGCAAGCATTTTACGGACCCAAACTTTGTG ATAGCTCGAGAGTCAAAGACACTTCTCCACCATTCTGGTTCGAAGCCCTTTTCGTATAGGCTTGAGGAACGACGTCAG gagGGTTCTAAGTTCCCAGCGATCGACATGTTCAAGGACGTTTACGTTCGACCTGGTAATGAAATCGCTGGGCAGTTTTAT GATACTATGGTGGAAAAGAGCACTGCTGTTCTCCAAGAAGCAGCATCGCAGCTTCCCCCGGAGACTTCGATCAAGGATGTCATGGTACCAGAGGATGTAGGTTTTCAGATCATGACTGAAGTCCTGGATGAGAACCTTGGTCGTCGTCATGGCCAGGTTGTTCGGGGTATGGGGAAATCACGGGTTCGTGAGACGGGTACCTCTTCTTCCAGATTGAACACATCATTGATGGATGAAGTGACAACCTTAAGGGGTAAGCTTGCGATCCAGGAAGAGCAGATGAGGGTCCAAGGCGAGCAGATGAAGGAGCAGATGAGGGCCCAGGGCGAGCAGATGAGGGCCCAGGGCGAGCAGATGGAAGCGCAGCTGAGGGTCCAGAGCGAGGAGGTGAGGACCTATGCTGCAACGGTGAGAGACCTTGTACGAGCCATACAGACTGCCGGCCTACAAGTCTCGCTACCAGCACCTCATCTTGATCCACCTTCGATCTTAGAGCCACCTCACCCTCCCGATACTCAGTAG
- the LOC126625149 gene encoding uncharacterized protein LOC126625149 isoform X3: MSQLITRRRSVTNASPALSASTAPPMSAPLIQEPTPLAEATSTASQVPVSSTSSVSVQPLSARRPHRRRREPEPSDHTSSASRVEAKKNTRGPSRMLKQKQNVRQTGTKIKIVYDPRHRGASTSQQNSSIVSSCGAVIRDNCPFQCQSWAEIPEDKKELVRHELSFIYDLDDASPEVMAYLEGTLASRYKNWKHNFHNHFKIWDNLEIARLHVPSELNDRPEDWEWLCKHFTDPNFVKKSVAGQIARESKTLLHHSGSKPFSYRLEERRQEGSKFPAIDMFKDVYVRPGNEIAGQFYDTMVEKSTAVLQEAASQLPPETSIKDVMVPEDVGFQIMTEVLDENLGRRHGQVVRGMGKSRVRETGTSSSRLNTSLMDEVTTLRGKLAIQEEQMRVQGEQMKEQMRAQGEQMRAQGEQMEAQLRVQSEEVRTYAATVRDLVRAIQTAGLQVSLPAPHLDPPSILEPPHPPDTQ, translated from the exons ATGTCGCAGTTGATCACTCGTCGTCGGAGTGTGACCAATGCGTCTCCCGCATTGTCAGCATCTACTGCTCCACCCATGAGTGCTCCATTGATTCAAGAGCCTACACCCCTTGCTGAGGCTACTTCTACGGCGTCTCAGGTGCCCGTCTCATCGACATCATCAGTGTCGGTTCAGCCGCTCAGTGCACGGCGGCCTCACCGGCGCCGCCGCGAGCCGGAGCCTTCTGATCACACTTCCTCGGCATCCAGAGTCGAGG CTAAAAAAAACACCAGGGGGCCTAGTCGAATGCTGAAGCAGAAACAGAACGTACGTCAGACCGGCACCAAGATCAAGATTGTGTATGACCCGCGACATCGTGGAGCGTCTACCTCACAGCAGAATAGCTCCATCGTTAGTAGCTGTGGTGCTGTTATTCGAGACAATTGTCCTTTTCAGTGTCAGTCTTGGGCAGAAATTCCCGAGGACAAGAAGGAACTGGTGCGACACGAGTTGTCg TTCATTTATGATCTTGATGACGCATCCCCCGAGGTCATGGCCTACTTAGAGGGGACCTTAGCAAGCCGGTACAAAAATTGGAAGCACAATTTTCACAATCATTTTAAGATATGGGATAATCTGGAGATTGCTCGCTTACATGTTCCAAGCGAATTGAATGACCGGCCAGAGGATTGGGAGTGGCTCTGCAAGCATTTTACGGACCCAAACTTTGTG AAGAAATCTGTTGCTGGCCAGATAGCTCGAGAGTCAAAGACACTTCTCCACCATTCTGGTTCGAAGCCCTTTTCGTATAGGCTTGAGGAACGACGTCAG gagGGTTCTAAGTTCCCAGCGATCGACATGTTCAAGGACGTTTACGTTCGACCTGGTAATGAAATCGCTGGGCAGTTTTAT GATACTATGGTGGAAAAGAGCACTGCTGTTCTCCAAGAAGCAGCATCGCAGCTTCCCCCGGAGACTTCGATCAAGGATGTCATGGTACCAGAGGATGTAGGTTTTCAGATCATGACTGAAGTCCTGGATGAGAACCTTGGTCGTCGTCATGGCCAGGTTGTTCGGGGTATGGGGAAATCACGGGTTCGTGAGACGGGTACCTCTTCTTCCAGATTGAACACATCATTGATGGATGAAGTGACAACCTTAAGGGGTAAGCTTGCGATCCAGGAAGAGCAGATGAGGGTCCAAGGCGAGCAGATGAAGGAGCAGATGAGGGCCCAGGGCGAGCAGATGAGGGCCCAGGGCGAGCAGATGGAAGCGCAGCTGAGGGTCCAGAGCGAGGAGGTGAGGACCTATGCTGCAACGGTGAGAGACCTTGTACGAGCCATACAGACTGCCGGCCTACAAGTCTCGCTACCAGCACCTCATCTTGATCCACCTTCGATCTTAGAGCCACCTCACCCTCCCGATACTCAGTAG
- the LOC126625149 gene encoding uncharacterized protein LOC126625149 isoform X1 gives MSQLITRRRSVTNASPALSASTAPPMSAPLIQEPTPLAEATSTASQVPVSSTSSVSVQPLSARRPHRRRREPEPSDHTSSASRVEGEASQPAKKNTRGPSRMLKQKQNVRQTGTKIKIVYDPRHRGASTSQQNSSIVSSCGAVIRDNCPFQCQSWAEIPEDKKELVRHELSFIYDLDDASPEVMAYLEGTLASRYKNWKHNFHNHFKIWDNLEIARLHVPSELNDRPEDWEWLCKHFTDPNFVKKSVAGQIARESKTLLHHSGSKPFSYRLEERRQEGSKFPAIDMFKDVYVRPGNEIAGQFYDTMVEKSTAVLQEAASQLPPETSIKDVMVPEDVGFQIMTEVLDENLGRRHGQVVRGMGKSRVRETGTSSSRLNTSLMDEVTTLRGKLAIQEEQMRVQGEQMKEQMRAQGEQMRAQGEQMEAQLRVQSEEVRTYAATVRDLVRAIQTAGLQVSLPAPHLDPPSILEPPHPPDTQ, from the exons ATGTCGCAGTTGATCACTCGTCGTCGGAGTGTGACCAATGCGTCTCCCGCATTGTCAGCATCTACTGCTCCACCCATGAGTGCTCCATTGATTCAAGAGCCTACACCCCTTGCTGAGGCTACTTCTACGGCGTCTCAGGTGCCCGTCTCATCGACATCATCAGTGTCGGTTCAGCCGCTCAGTGCACGGCGGCCTCACCGGCGCCGCCGCGAGCCGGAGCCTTCTGATCACACTTCCTCGGCATCCAGAGTCGAGGGTGAGGCCTCCCAGCCAG CTAAAAAAAACACCAGGGGGCCTAGTCGAATGCTGAAGCAGAAACAGAACGTACGTCAGACCGGCACCAAGATCAAGATTGTGTATGACCCGCGACATCGTGGAGCGTCTACCTCACAGCAGAATAGCTCCATCGTTAGTAGCTGTGGTGCTGTTATTCGAGACAATTGTCCTTTTCAGTGTCAGTCTTGGGCAGAAATTCCCGAGGACAAGAAGGAACTGGTGCGACACGAGTTGTCg TTCATTTATGATCTTGATGACGCATCCCCCGAGGTCATGGCCTACTTAGAGGGGACCTTAGCAAGCCGGTACAAAAATTGGAAGCACAATTTTCACAATCATTTTAAGATATGGGATAATCTGGAGATTGCTCGCTTACATGTTCCAAGCGAATTGAATGACCGGCCAGAGGATTGGGAGTGGCTCTGCAAGCATTTTACGGACCCAAACTTTGTG AAGAAATCTGTTGCTGGCCAGATAGCTCGAGAGTCAAAGACACTTCTCCACCATTCTGGTTCGAAGCCCTTTTCGTATAGGCTTGAGGAACGACGTCAG gagGGTTCTAAGTTCCCAGCGATCGACATGTTCAAGGACGTTTACGTTCGACCTGGTAATGAAATCGCTGGGCAGTTTTAT GATACTATGGTGGAAAAGAGCACTGCTGTTCTCCAAGAAGCAGCATCGCAGCTTCCCCCGGAGACTTCGATCAAGGATGTCATGGTACCAGAGGATGTAGGTTTTCAGATCATGACTGAAGTCCTGGATGAGAACCTTGGTCGTCGTCATGGCCAGGTTGTTCGGGGTATGGGGAAATCACGGGTTCGTGAGACGGGTACCTCTTCTTCCAGATTGAACACATCATTGATGGATGAAGTGACAACCTTAAGGGGTAAGCTTGCGATCCAGGAAGAGCAGATGAGGGTCCAAGGCGAGCAGATGAAGGAGCAGATGAGGGCCCAGGGCGAGCAGATGAGGGCCCAGGGCGAGCAGATGGAAGCGCAGCTGAGGGTCCAGAGCGAGGAGGTGAGGACCTATGCTGCAACGGTGAGAGACCTTGTACGAGCCATACAGACTGCCGGCCTACAAGTCTCGCTACCAGCACCTCATCTTGATCCACCTTCGATCTTAGAGCCACCTCACCCTCCCGATACTCAGTAG
- the LOC126625149 gene encoding uncharacterized protein LOC126625149 isoform X2 codes for MSQLITRRRSVTNASPALSASTAPPMSAPLIQEPTPLAEATSTASQVPVSSTSSVSVQPLSARRPHRRRREPEPSDHTSSASRVEGEASQPAKKNTRGPSRMLKQKQNVRQTGTKIKIVYDPRHRGASTSQQNSSIVSSCGAVIRDNCPFQCQSWAEIPEDKKELVRHELSFIYDLDDASPEVMAYLEGTLASRYKNWKHNFHNHFKIWDNLEIARLHVPSELNDRPEDWEWLCKHFTDPNFVKSVAGQIARESKTLLHHSGSKPFSYRLEERRQEGSKFPAIDMFKDVYVRPGNEIAGQFYDTMVEKSTAVLQEAASQLPPETSIKDVMVPEDVGFQIMTEVLDENLGRRHGQVVRGMGKSRVRETGTSSSRLNTSLMDEVTTLRGKLAIQEEQMRVQGEQMKEQMRAQGEQMRAQGEQMEAQLRVQSEEVRTYAATVRDLVRAIQTAGLQVSLPAPHLDPPSILEPPHPPDTQ; via the exons ATGTCGCAGTTGATCACTCGTCGTCGGAGTGTGACCAATGCGTCTCCCGCATTGTCAGCATCTACTGCTCCACCCATGAGTGCTCCATTGATTCAAGAGCCTACACCCCTTGCTGAGGCTACTTCTACGGCGTCTCAGGTGCCCGTCTCATCGACATCATCAGTGTCGGTTCAGCCGCTCAGTGCACGGCGGCCTCACCGGCGCCGCCGCGAGCCGGAGCCTTCTGATCACACTTCCTCGGCATCCAGAGTCGAGGGTGAGGCCTCCCAGCCAG CTAAAAAAAACACCAGGGGGCCTAGTCGAATGCTGAAGCAGAAACAGAACGTACGTCAGACCGGCACCAAGATCAAGATTGTGTATGACCCGCGACATCGTGGAGCGTCTACCTCACAGCAGAATAGCTCCATCGTTAGTAGCTGTGGTGCTGTTATTCGAGACAATTGTCCTTTTCAGTGTCAGTCTTGGGCAGAAATTCCCGAGGACAAGAAGGAACTGGTGCGACACGAGTTGTCg TTCATTTATGATCTTGATGACGCATCCCCCGAGGTCATGGCCTACTTAGAGGGGACCTTAGCAAGCCGGTACAAAAATTGGAAGCACAATTTTCACAATCATTTTAAGATATGGGATAATCTGGAGATTGCTCGCTTACATGTTCCAAGCGAATTGAATGACCGGCCAGAGGATTGGGAGTGGCTCTGCAAGCATTTTACGGACCCAAACTTTGTG AAATCTGTTGCTGGCCAGATAGCTCGAGAGTCAAAGACACTTCTCCACCATTCTGGTTCGAAGCCCTTTTCGTATAGGCTTGAGGAACGACGTCAG gagGGTTCTAAGTTCCCAGCGATCGACATGTTCAAGGACGTTTACGTTCGACCTGGTAATGAAATCGCTGGGCAGTTTTAT GATACTATGGTGGAAAAGAGCACTGCTGTTCTCCAAGAAGCAGCATCGCAGCTTCCCCCGGAGACTTCGATCAAGGATGTCATGGTACCAGAGGATGTAGGTTTTCAGATCATGACTGAAGTCCTGGATGAGAACCTTGGTCGTCGTCATGGCCAGGTTGTTCGGGGTATGGGGAAATCACGGGTTCGTGAGACGGGTACCTCTTCTTCCAGATTGAACACATCATTGATGGATGAAGTGACAACCTTAAGGGGTAAGCTTGCGATCCAGGAAGAGCAGATGAGGGTCCAAGGCGAGCAGATGAAGGAGCAGATGAGGGCCCAGGGCGAGCAGATGAGGGCCCAGGGCGAGCAGATGGAAGCGCAGCTGAGGGTCCAGAGCGAGGAGGTGAGGACCTATGCTGCAACGGTGAGAGACCTTGTACGAGCCATACAGACTGCCGGCCTACAAGTCTCGCTACCAGCACCTCATCTTGATCCACCTTCGATCTTAGAGCCACCTCACCCTCCCGATACTCAGTAG